The genomic segment GGAATTTATACCAGTGATATAGGCTGCTATACTCTGGGCTTAAACCTGGGAGCTGTTGACACGGTTTTGTGTATGGGAGCTGCTGTCAGCCAGGCAGCAGGATTTTTTCATGCTTATAAAAATGAGGCTAAAAAGCCTGATATTGTTGCAACCATAGGCGATTCCACCTTTTTTCATTCAGGTATTCCTGCCCTGGTTGATGCAGTGGTTCAAAACATTGGTTTTGTTCTGGTAATTCTTGACAATAGAACTACTGCCATGACCGGAAGCCAGCCAACACCGGACACAGGACTGGGAGCATCAGGAGAACCCCTTAAAAGGGTTAATATTGAATCCCTGGTAAAAGGGTGCGGAATAGAATTTTGTAAAACCGGAAATCCCTATAATCTGCCTGATTTTACTGCTCTGGTAAAAGAAGCTGTTCAATATTCCAGGAAAAACGGCCCTGCTGTGGTCATTTCAAGGTATCCATGTCTTTTGGACAGAAGACAGAAACATGCAGACCCAATACCTGTCAGGATCAATGAAAACTGCGATGGATGCGGATACTGTATAAAACATTTTGAATGCCCGGCACTTGTCATGGAACAAGAAAATCAACCTGTATATATTGACCCGATTTTATGCAGCAGATGCGGGGTTTGTATCCATGTGTGCCCAAAAGGCTCTATTGAAAAAAAGATATAAGATTTTTCAGGAGAAATAAATGAACAGCTTGGTTCAGCAGCAGATAGTAATAAGCGGTGTGGGAGGGCAGGGAGTTCTTTTTGTTACCAGACTCCTGGCAGAAGCAGCCATTAAAAAAGGCTGCAGGGTTTTTACATCCGAAACCCACGGCATGGCACAGCGGGGCGGAACTGTTTTGTCCCATCTTAAAGCAGGGGAATTTACCAGCCCCCTTATCCGCTCCTTTAAAGCAGACGGTATCCTTGCCTTAAAATCTGAAAATATGATCCAGCACAGCTCTTTTCTAAAGCCGGGAGCATGGGCAGTGATCAACAGTCCCAAACCTTTTGCCTCCAATGCCTCTGCCTCATTTATTGATGCAGACCGGCTTGCAGAAAAGATAAGCAGTCCAAAATCCGTAAACCTTATCCTGCTTGGATTTGCGCTGGCAAAGGTTCCAGATATGTTTTGCACATTTGAAGATATTAAATTAGTCGTTGAAGATCAGCTTAAAGATAAAAAAGAATTATTAAAATCCTCTCTTAAAGCTGTTGAAACAGGATATGAACAATAATATTTTTTATATAAGGAGACAAAGATGAAATATAGAATAGGAAAAATTCTAACAGGCTTTTTGATAATACTGGCATTGCTGTTTGCAGCAGCAGCCATACCAGCAGCAGTTGCAGCAGGTCCCGTGAAACTCAGTTATGCCAATTTTCCGCCGGCACCTACATTTCCATGCGTTCAAATGGAAAGATGGAAAACAGAAGTGGAAAAACGCACAAATAACAGGGTATCTGTAAACACCTTTCCAGGAGGCACCCTTCTGGATGCAAAAAATATGATGGACGGGGTTATCTCAGGCCAGGCAGACATAGGATGTCTTTGTATGGCATATCAGCCTGGACGATTTATATTAACCAATGGAACCAGCCTTCCTCTGGGAATTCCCAGCGCAAAGACCGGCAGCCTGATTTTATGGGATTTATATAAAAAATATAAACCCAAATCCTTTGACAAGGTAAAGGTATTGACCATGTTCACCACGGCTCCTGCAAATATAATGTCAAAAAAACCAGTACGCACCCTTGAAGATATAAAAGGGATGGATTTGAGAGCATCAGGAGGAGCAGCCCAGATTTTAAAAGCCTGGGGAGCCAATCAGGTTGGTATGCCCATGTCATCAACCCCTGAAGCATTGCAAAAAGGAGTTGTACAGGGTCTTTTTTCCTCGCTTGAGGTTATGATGGATCTGAAATTTGCAGAGCTGTGCAAATATGTTACAATGACAGATACAGTAATATACCCCTTTGCCGTGGTAATAAACATGGATGCATGGAATGCACTGCCTGATGATGTCAAGCAGATAATGGATGACCTGGGGACTGAACAGGCGCAATGGACAGGAGATTACATGGATAAACATGTAAATGCATCTATGCAGTGGTCTAAAAAAGAATATCAGGTAGAATTTATAACACTGCCTGGACCAGAAAAAGAAAAATGGGACAGCCTGCTCCAGCCTATTATAGATCAATGGATTAAAGATGCTGTGGATAAAGGCTTTCCCGGGGAAGCCATTGTTGAGGATATAAAAATTCTTACTAAAAAACATTCCATGTAAGTTAATGTGCAGTTGACGAAAGCATTTAACAATGCTATCAGCTTAAACAGATAATAAAAAAATAAGTGTTAGGGGTGCTCTTGCAAAGGGCTGAGATTTACCCTTGAACTTGACCTGGATAATACCAGCGTAAGGAAACACTGTTATACTGATTTATTTTATAAAAAACAGGTACAGCGTCCTTTGCTGTACCTGTTTTTTTTTGTCTGAAAACATTAAAAAAGGAAGAGAAAAAAATGGAATTAAATGAGATTGTTATAACAAGAGCAATTATTGACCGTTATTATGAGAAGCTTATATCCAGCCTTGAAAATGATGTGGCGATAGTGGGAGGCGGGCCTTCAGGACTGGTTGCAGGTTATTATCTTGCAAAAGCTGGCAAAAAGGTTGTCATGTATGAGCGTAAACTGAGCATAGGCGGGGGCATGTGGGGCGGAGGCATGATGTTTAACGAGATTGTTGTCCAGGAAGCTGCCATACATATTCTTGAGGAGTTCGGGGTTTGTATTAAAAAATATCAGGATGGATATTATACAGCAGATTCTGTTGAAGCCATATCAACCCTTACTTCCAAATCTGTCCAGGCAGGGCTGGGTATCTTTAACTGCATGAGTGTGGAAGATGTCATAATGCGCACAGACAGGGTTACAGGGCTTGTATTGAACTGGTCTGCTGTTGAAATGTCAGGGCTTCATATTGATCCCCTTGCAGTAAGAGCAGATTTTATTATTGATGCAACAGGCCATGCAACAGAAGTGGTTAAGGTTGTTCATAAAAAAGTTCCAGGACAGCTTCAGACATCTACAGGAAAAATAGAAGGTGAAAAATCCATGTGGTCAGATAAAGCTGAAACCCTTACCCTTGAGAATACACGCGAGGTTTTCCCTGGACTTTATGTAGCAGGCATGGCAGCAAATGCCACCTTTGGAGGCCCG from the Desulfonema limicola genome contains:
- a CDS encoding TRAP transporter substrate-binding protein, which translates into the protein MKYRIGKILTGFLIILALLFAAAAIPAAVAAGPVKLSYANFPPAPTFPCVQMERWKTEVEKRTNNRVSVNTFPGGTLLDAKNMMDGVISGQADIGCLCMAYQPGRFILTNGTSLPLGIPSAKTGSLILWDLYKKYKPKSFDKVKVLTMFTTAPANIMSKKPVRTLEDIKGMDLRASGGAAQILKAWGANQVGMPMSSTPEALQKGVVQGLFSSLEVMMDLKFAELCKYVTMTDTVIYPFAVVINMDAWNALPDDVKQIMDDLGTEQAQWTGDYMDKHVNASMQWSKKEYQVEFITLPGPEKEKWDSLLQPIIDQWIKDAVDKGFPGEAIVEDIKILTKKHSM
- a CDS encoding sulfide-dependent adenosine diphosphate thiazole synthase, which produces MELNEIVITRAIIDRYYEKLISSLENDVAIVGGGPSGLVAGYYLAKAGKKVVMYERKLSIGGGMWGGGMMFNEIVVQEAAIHILEEFGVCIKKYQDGYYTADSVEAISTLTSKSVQAGLGIFNCMSVEDVIMRTDRVTGLVLNWSAVEMSGLHIDPLAVRADFIIDATGHATEVVKVVHKKVPGQLQTSTGKIEGEKSMWSDKAETLTLENTREVFPGLYVAGMAANATFGGPRMGPIFGGMLLSGEKVAKDLLERI
- a CDS encoding 2-oxoacid:acceptor oxidoreductase family protein; the encoded protein is MNSLVQQQIVISGVGGQGVLFVTRLLAEAAIKKGCRVFTSETHGMAQRGGTVLSHLKAGEFTSPLIRSFKADGILALKSENMIQHSSFLKPGAWAVINSPKPFASNASASFIDADRLAEKISSPKSVNLILLGFALAKVPDMFCTFEDIKLVVEDQLKDKKELLKSSLKAVETGYEQ